Proteins from a genomic interval of Mycolicibacterium grossiae:
- the gltB gene encoding glutamate synthase large subunit, which produces MAPSAVGLYNPAHEHDSCGVAMVADMHGRRSRDIVDKAITALVNLEHRGAQGAEPNTGDGAGILLQVPDAFLREVVDFDLPEAGSYATGIAFLPQSSRDAASACEAVAKIAEAEGLTVLGWRDVPTDDSSLGALARDAMPTFRQLFIGGAEGMELERRAFVVRKRAEHELGTKGPGQDGPGRETVYFPSLSGQTFVYKGMLTTPQLKAFYLDLQDERMASALAIVHSRFSTNTFPSWPLAHPFRRVAHNGEINTVTGNENWMRAREALIKTDVFGSSGDIDKIVPVCTPGASDTARFDEVLELLHLGGRSLPHAVLMMIPEAWERHESMDPARRAFYSYHASLMEPWDGPASVCFTDGTVIGAVLDRNGLRPSRIWVTEDGLVVMASEAGVLNLDPATVVQKMRLQPGRMFLVDTAQGRIVADEEIKAELAAEQPYQEWLDNGLFHLDDLPQGDYVRMPHHRVVLRQQVFGFTYEELNLLVAPMARTGAEALGSMGTDTPIAVLSARSRMLYDYFQQLFAQVTNPPLDAIREEVVTSLQGTVGPEGDLLNPNADSCRQIVLSNPVLRNAELSKLICVDPDHEIRGRKHGLRAAVIRCLFPVARGGQGLKEALADVRAKVSAAIRDGARIIVLSDRESNEQMAPIPSLLSVSAVHHHLVRERTRTQVGLVVEAGDAREVHHMAALVGFGAAAINPYMAFESIEDMVDRGVINGISSDQAKANYTKAAGKGVLKVMSKMGISTLASYTGAQLFQAIGISQAVLDEYFTGLSCPVGGIDLDDIAADVAARHELAYLDRPDERAHRELEVGGEYQWRREGEYHLFNPDTVFKLQHSTRTGQYEVFKEYTSLIDDQSERMASLRGLLTFRDGVREPISIDEVEPASEIVKRFSTGAMSYGSISAEAHETLAIAMNRLGGRSNSGEGGESVDRFDRDDNGDWRRSAIKQVASGRFGVTSHYLTNCTDIQIKMAQGAKPGEGGQLPGHKVYPWVAEVRHSTPGVGLISPPPHHDIYSIEDLAQLIHDLKNANPSARVHVKLVSENGVGTVAAGVSKAHADVVLISGHDGGTGATPLTSMKHAGAPWELGLAETQQTLLLNGLRDRIVVQVDGQLKTGRDVVVAALLGAEEFGFATAPLVVSGCIMMRVCHLDTCPVGVATQNPLLRARFNGKPEFVENFFLFIAEEVRELMAQLGFRTVNEMVGQVGSLDTTRAAEHWKAHKLDLAPVLHEPDSAFMNQDLYCSSRQDHGLDKALDQQLIAQSREAIDSGTPVRFSTTIANVNRTVGTMLGHEVTKAHGGQGLPDGTIDITFDGSAGNSFGAFVPAGITLRVQGDANDYVGKGLSGGRIVVRPPQGAPADYVAEDNIIAGNVILFGATSGQAFLRGQVGERFAVRNSGAHAVVEGVGDHGCEYMTGGKVAILGPTGRNFAAGMSGGIAYVYDPQGTLGENLNTEMVQLDALADDDLEWLRGMISAHVDATDSAVGRRILADWDEEVQNIVKVMPRDYKRVLEAIAEAEARGANSDEVAEAIMAAANG; this is translated from the coding sequence ATGGCGCCCAGCGCGGTAGGGCTGTACAACCCCGCACACGAGCACGATTCTTGTGGCGTCGCGATGGTTGCGGACATGCACGGACGACGCAGCCGGGACATCGTCGACAAGGCCATCACCGCCCTGGTGAACCTGGAGCACCGCGGTGCCCAGGGCGCGGAGCCGAACACGGGCGACGGCGCCGGCATCCTGCTGCAGGTCCCGGACGCCTTCCTGCGCGAGGTCGTCGACTTCGACCTGCCCGAGGCCGGCAGCTACGCCACCGGCATCGCCTTCCTGCCCCAGTCCTCGCGCGACGCGGCCAGCGCGTGCGAGGCCGTGGCGAAGATCGCGGAGGCCGAGGGCCTGACGGTGCTCGGCTGGCGCGACGTCCCGACCGACGACTCGTCGCTCGGCGCACTCGCCCGCGACGCCATGCCGACCTTCCGCCAGCTCTTCATCGGCGGCGCCGAGGGCATGGAACTCGAGCGGCGCGCCTTCGTCGTGCGCAAGCGCGCGGAACACGAACTCGGCACCAAGGGTCCCGGCCAGGACGGGCCGGGCCGCGAGACCGTCTACTTCCCGAGCCTGTCCGGTCAGACGTTCGTCTACAAGGGCATGCTGACCACGCCGCAGCTCAAGGCCTTCTACCTCGACCTGCAGGACGAGCGGATGGCGAGCGCCCTGGCGATCGTGCACTCCCGCTTCTCCACCAACACGTTCCCATCGTGGCCGCTGGCGCATCCGTTCCGCCGCGTCGCCCACAACGGCGAGATCAACACCGTCACCGGCAACGAGAACTGGATGCGCGCCCGCGAGGCGCTCATCAAGACCGACGTCTTCGGCTCTTCGGGCGACATCGACAAGATCGTCCCGGTCTGCACGCCCGGCGCGTCGGACACCGCGCGCTTCGACGAGGTGCTCGAACTGCTGCACCTGGGCGGCCGTAGCCTGCCGCACGCCGTGCTCATGATGATCCCGGAGGCCTGGGAGCGGCACGAGTCGATGGACCCCGCCCGCCGGGCGTTCTACTCCTACCACGCGTCACTCATGGAGCCGTGGGACGGACCCGCCTCGGTGTGCTTCACCGACGGCACCGTGATCGGGGCCGTGCTCGACCGCAACGGCCTGCGGCCGTCGCGCATCTGGGTGACCGAGGACGGCCTGGTCGTCATGGCGTCCGAGGCCGGCGTGCTGAACCTCGACCCGGCGACGGTCGTCCAGAAGATGCGCCTGCAGCCCGGACGCATGTTCCTGGTCGACACCGCCCAGGGCCGCATCGTCGCCGACGAGGAGATCAAGGCCGAGCTGGCCGCCGAGCAGCCGTACCAGGAATGGCTCGACAACGGTCTGTTCCACCTCGACGACCTGCCCCAGGGCGACTACGTCCGCATGCCGCACCACCGCGTCGTGCTGCGCCAGCAGGTCTTCGGCTTCACCTACGAGGAACTCAACCTGCTGGTCGCGCCGATGGCGCGCACCGGCGCCGAGGCGCTGGGCTCGATGGGCACCGACACCCCGATCGCCGTGCTGTCGGCCCGCTCGCGGATGCTCTACGACTACTTCCAGCAGCTCTTCGCCCAGGTGACCAACCCGCCGCTGGATGCCATCCGCGAAGAGGTGGTGACCAGCCTGCAGGGCACCGTCGGCCCCGAGGGCGACCTGCTGAACCCCAACGCCGACTCCTGCCGGCAGATCGTGCTGTCCAACCCGGTCCTGCGCAACGCCGAGCTGTCCAAGCTGATCTGCGTCGACCCCGACCACGAGATCCGTGGCCGCAAGCACGGTCTGCGCGCCGCGGTGATCCGCTGCCTGTTCCCGGTGGCACGCGGCGGCCAGGGCCTCAAGGAGGCCCTCGCCGACGTCCGCGCGAAGGTGTCGGCCGCGATCCGCGACGGCGCCCGCATCATCGTGCTGTCCGACCGTGAGTCGAACGAGCAGATGGCGCCGATCCCGTCGCTGCTGAGCGTGTCGGCCGTGCACCACCATCTGGTGCGCGAGCGGACCCGCACCCAGGTCGGCCTGGTGGTCGAGGCCGGTGACGCCCGCGAGGTGCATCACATGGCCGCGCTGGTCGGCTTCGGCGCCGCCGCCATCAACCCGTACATGGCCTTCGAGTCCATCGAGGACATGGTCGACCGCGGCGTGATCAACGGCATCTCCAGCGATCAGGCCAAGGCCAACTACACCAAGGCCGCCGGCAAGGGCGTGCTGAAGGTGATGTCCAAGATGGGCATCTCGACGCTGGCGTCCTACACCGGCGCCCAGCTGTTCCAGGCCATCGGCATCAGCCAGGCCGTGCTCGACGAGTACTTCACCGGGCTGTCCTGTCCGGTCGGCGGCATCGACCTCGACGACATCGCCGCCGACGTCGCGGCCCGGCACGAGCTGGCCTACCTCGACCGGCCCGACGAGCGTGCCCACCGTGAACTCGAGGTCGGCGGCGAGTACCAGTGGCGCCGCGAGGGCGAATACCACCTGTTCAATCCCGACACGGTGTTCAAGCTGCAGCACTCCACGCGCACCGGCCAGTACGAGGTGTTCAAGGAGTACACCTCGCTGATCGACGATCAGAGCGAGCGGATGGCGTCGCTGCGCGGCCTGCTGACGTTCCGCGACGGGGTGCGCGAGCCCATCTCCATCGACGAGGTGGAGCCCGCCAGCGAGATCGTCAAGCGGTTCTCGACCGGTGCGATGAGCTACGGCTCGATCTCGGCTGAGGCGCACGAGACGCTGGCGATCGCGATGAACCGGCTCGGCGGCCGGTCGAATTCCGGTGAGGGTGGCGAGAGCGTCGACCGCTTCGATCGCGACGACAACGGCGACTGGCGCCGCAGCGCGATCAAGCAGGTCGCTTCGGGCAGATTCGGTGTGACCAGCCACTATCTGACCAACTGCACCGACATCCAGATCAAGATGGCCCAGGGGGCGAAACCCGGTGAGGGCGGACAGCTTCCGGGTCACAAGGTGTACCCGTGGGTGGCCGAGGTGCGGCATTCCACGCCCGGCGTCGGCCTCATCTCGCCGCCGCCACACCACGACATCTACTCGATCGAGGATCTCGCGCAGCTGATCCACGACCTGAAGAACGCCAACCCGTCGGCGCGCGTGCACGTCAAGCTCGTCAGCGAGAACGGCGTCGGCACCGTCGCCGCGGGTGTGTCCAAGGCGCACGCCGACGTGGTGCTGATCTCCGGCCACGACGGCGGCACCGGCGCCACGCCGCTGACGTCGATGAAGCACGCCGGCGCGCCGTGGGAACTCGGCCTGGCCGAGACCCAGCAGACGTTGCTGCTCAACGGTCTTCGCGACCGCATCGTCGTGCAGGTCGACGGCCAGCTCAAGACCGGCCGCGACGTCGTCGTCGCCGCCCTGCTGGGTGCCGAGGAATTCGGCTTCGCGACTGCGCCGCTGGTGGTGTCGGGCTGCATCATGATGCGGGTCTGCCACCTCGACACCTGCCCGGTGGGCGTCGCGACGCAGAATCCCCTGTTGCGCGCGCGCTTCAACGGCAAGCCGGAGTTCGTCGAGAACTTCTTCCTCTTCATCGCCGAGGAAGTCCGGGAACTGATGGCGCAGTTGGGTTTCCGTACGGTCAACGAGATGGTCGGCCAGGTCGGCTCGTTGGACACCACGCGCGCGGCCGAGCACTGGAAGGCCCACAAGCTGGACCTCGCGCCGGTGCTGCACGAGCCGGACTCGGCGTTCATGAACCAGGACCTGTACTGCAGCTCGCGACAGGACCACGGTCTGGACAAGGCGCTCGACCAGCAGCTCATCGCGCAGAGCCGCGAGGCGATCGACTCGGGCACCCCGGTGCGCTTCTCGACCACCATCGCCAACGTCAACCGCACCGTCGGCACCATGCTCGGCCACGAGGTCACCAAGGCCCATGGCGGACAGGGACTTCCGGACGGGACCATCGACATCACGTTCGACGGGTCGGCCGGCAACAGCTTCGGCGCGTTCGTGCCCGCAGGCATCACGCTGCGGGTGCAGGGCGACGCCAACGACTACGTCGGCAAGGGCCTGTCCGGCGGGCGCATCGTGGTGCGGCCGCCGCAGGGCGCCCCGGCGGACTACGTCGCCGAGGACAACATCATCGCCGGCAACGTGATCCTGTTTGGTGCCACCAGCGGCCAGGCGTTCCTGCGTGGCCAGGTGGGCGAGCGGTTCGCGGTGCGCAACTCCGGCGCCCACGCCGTCGTCGAGGGCGTCGGCGACCACGGTTGCGAGTACATGACCGGCGGCAAGGTGGCCATCCTCGGGCCGACCGGCCGCAACTTCGCGGCGGGCATGTCCGGGGGCATCGCCTACGTCTACGACCCCCAGGGGACGCTGGGGGAGAACCTGAACACCGAGATGGTGCAGCTCGACGCGCTGGCCGACGACGATCTGGAGTGGTTGCGCGGCATGATCTCCGCGCACGTCGACGCCACCGATTCGGCCGTGGGCCGGCGGATCCTGGCCGATTGGGACGAGGAAGTGCAGAACATCGTGAAGGTGATGCCGCGCGACTACAAGCGCGTGCTGGAGGCGATCGCCGAGGCCGAGGCCCGCGGCGCGAACTCCGACGAGGTGGCCGAGGCGATCATGGCGGCGGCCAATGGCTGA
- a CDS encoding chloride channel protein, which produces MAEARDSGGAVGAFIRRSGYLRKWLVLGIAIGVIAGLGAVVFYLAMTYAGRFLLGYLGHYDVPTAVGDGGDPGSASFARPWAIPLITCGGALVSAWLVAKLAPEAEGHGTDSAIEAVHTDPRAIRARAVVVKLVSSALTIGSGGSAGREGPTAQISAGFGSLLTRRLNLSDADGRVAVAIGIGSGIGAIFGAPLGGAVLASSIVFRADFDYRSLIPGFITSGTAYAVYGSIIGFTPLFGLVVPDYVFDPTQIPWFVVIGIIAAAVGYLYAKVFYGTVALTGRLPGGKIVKPAAGGLLVGLMALLIPQILSSGYGWAQAAAATDTLTALPLWIVLILPFAKILATSLTVGTGGSGGIFGPGIVIGAFVGAAVWRLADLLGLPGLPDGPGVFVVVAMMACFGSVAHAPLAVMIMVAEMTGSFSVLPGAMLTVGIAYLLINRTEVSIYRAQRRDRYEQTSDG; this is translated from the coding sequence ATGGCCGAGGCGCGCGACTCCGGGGGCGCCGTGGGCGCCTTCATCCGACGTTCGGGATACCTGCGCAAGTGGCTGGTCCTGGGCATCGCGATCGGCGTCATCGCCGGATTGGGTGCGGTGGTCTTCTACCTCGCCATGACGTACGCCGGCCGGTTCCTGCTCGGCTACCTCGGGCACTACGACGTACCCACCGCGGTCGGCGACGGCGGTGACCCCGGCTCGGCGTCGTTCGCACGGCCGTGGGCCATCCCACTGATCACCTGCGGAGGCGCGCTGGTGTCCGCCTGGCTGGTCGCGAAGCTGGCGCCCGAGGCGGAGGGGCATGGCACCGACAGCGCCATCGAGGCGGTGCACACCGACCCGCGGGCGATCCGGGCCCGCGCCGTGGTGGTGAAGTTGGTGTCGAGCGCGCTGACGATCGGCTCGGGCGGATCGGCCGGGCGGGAAGGGCCGACGGCGCAGATCTCGGCCGGCTTCGGCTCGCTGCTCACGCGTCGGCTGAACCTCAGCGACGCGGACGGCCGGGTGGCCGTGGCCATCGGCATCGGCTCGGGCATCGGCGCCATCTTCGGCGCCCCACTGGGCGGCGCGGTGCTCGCGTCCTCGATCGTGTTCCGCGCCGACTTCGACTATCGCTCGCTCATCCCGGGCTTCATCACCTCGGGAACGGCCTACGCGGTATACGGCTCGATCATCGGCTTCACGCCGCTGTTCGGTCTGGTCGTGCCGGACTACGTCTTCGACCCGACTCAGATCCCCTGGTTCGTGGTCATCGGAATCATCGCCGCCGCAGTCGGTTACCTCTACGCAAAGGTCTTCTACGGCACCGTCGCGCTGACCGGCAGGCTGCCCGGCGGCAAGATCGTCAAGCCCGCCGCGGGCGGACTCCTGGTCGGTCTGATGGCACTGCTGATCCCGCAGATCCTGTCCAGCGGGTACGGCTGGGCGCAGGCCGCTGCGGCGACCGACACGCTCACGGCCCTGCCGCTGTGGATCGTGCTGATCCTCCCGTTCGCCAAGATCCTCGCCACCTCGCTGACGGTCGGCACCGGCGGGTCGGGCGGGATCTTCGGCCCCGGCATCGTGATCGGCGCATTCGTGGGCGCCGCGGTGTGGCGCCTCGCCGATCTCCTCGGGCTGCCCGGATTGCCGGACGGCCCCGGCGTGTTCGTGGTCGTCGCCATGATGGCGTGCTTCGGCAGCGTCGCGCACGCGCCGCTCGCGGTGATGATCATGGTCGCGGAGATGACGGGGTCGTTCTCGGTGCTGCCCGGCGCCATGCTCACCGTCGGCATCGCGTACCTGCTCATCAACCGCACCGAGGTGTCCATCTACCGGGCGCAGCGCCGGGACCGCTACGAGCAGACCTCCGACGGCTGA
- a CDS encoding hotdog fold thioesterase has protein sequence MSHHPLNTPIGRFGIDTVAEGDTTCVATMPLDDMVNPVTGAPSLAALAMLLDHVGGVVNHYRRGAGEWTVSSELALELGPDAIDVLAAAARAGAVTVTGDARPFGPKTATALAEAVFRIGDVPVATGTVRSFYIEAPATFAESPVDPGALEARTGLAAKLAVGAARTGDGAVVLPQRPDRVLENSIGVIHGGVASAGLEVVGAAAVDAGGALRTASLRVNFLRQFFAGDESRYVGTPLRIGRRTGVADAAAVGADGRVAITARVTAYRC, from the coding sequence ATGTCACACCATCCGCTGAACACTCCGATCGGCCGCTTCGGCATCGACACCGTCGCCGAGGGCGACACCACGTGCGTGGCGACCATGCCCCTCGACGACATGGTCAACCCCGTCACCGGCGCCCCGAGCCTCGCGGCGCTGGCCATGCTGCTCGACCACGTCGGCGGGGTGGTGAACCACTACCGCCGCGGCGCCGGCGAGTGGACGGTGTCCAGCGAACTCGCCCTCGAGCTGGGCCCCGACGCGATCGACGTGCTGGCGGCGGCCGCCCGCGCCGGTGCGGTGACGGTCACCGGCGACGCCCGGCCGTTCGGGCCGAAGACCGCCACCGCGCTGGCCGAGGCGGTGTTCCGGATCGGCGACGTCCCGGTGGCCACCGGCACCGTGCGGTCCTTCTACATCGAGGCGCCGGCGACGTTCGCCGAGTCGCCCGTCGACCCGGGCGCGCTGGAGGCGCGGACCGGCCTGGCCGCCAAGCTCGCCGTCGGCGCCGCGCGCACCGGTGACGGCGCCGTGGTGCTGCCGCAGCGGCCCGACCGGGTGCTCGAGAACAGCATCGGCGTCATCCACGGCGGCGTGGCGTCGGCCGGCCTCGAAGTGGTCGGTGCGGCCGCCGTCGACGCGGGCGGCGCGCTGCGCACCGCGTCGCTGCGCGTGAACTTCCTTCGCCAGTTCTTCGCCGGTGACGAATCCCGTTACGTCGGAACGCCATTGCGCATCGGCCGACGTACCGGCGTCGCGGACGCAGCGGCCGTGGGAGCCGACGGCCGGGTCGCCATCACCGCCCGGGTGACCGCCTACCGCTGTTAG
- a CDS encoding Dps family protein, producing MTEFTLPGMSEKNGREVAELLQKLLSTYNDLHLTLKHVHWNVVGPNFIGVHEMIDPQVELVRGYADDCAERIAALGASPKGTPGAILADRTWDDYSVGRDTVQAHLAALDLVYTGVIEDARKSIDRLDDLDLVSQDMVIGQVGELEKFQWFVRAHLENSGGQLANEGASSEKQAASQAKSESPVT from the coding sequence ATGACCGAATTCACCCTTCCCGGAATGTCGGAGAAGAACGGCCGCGAGGTCGCGGAGCTGCTGCAGAAGCTGCTCAGCACCTACAACGACCTGCACCTGACCCTGAAGCACGTGCACTGGAACGTCGTGGGCCCGAACTTCATCGGCGTGCACGAGATGATCGACCCGCAGGTGGAACTCGTCCGCGGGTACGCCGACGACTGCGCCGAGCGCATCGCCGCGCTGGGTGCCTCGCCGAAGGGCACCCCGGGCGCGATCCTCGCCGATCGCACGTGGGACGACTACTCGGTCGGCCGCGACACCGTGCAGGCGCACCTCGCAGCACTGGACCTGGTGTACACCGGCGTGATCGAGGACGCGCGCAAGAGCATCGACCGCCTCGACGACCTCGACCTGGTGTCCCAGGACATGGTGATCGGGCAGGTCGGCGAGCTGGAGAAGTTCCAGTGGTTCGTGCGTGCGCACCTGGAGAATTCGGGCGGACAGCTGGCCAACGAGGGCGCCTCGAGCGAGAAGCAGGCCGCCAGCCAGGCGAAGTCGGAGTCTCCGGTCACGTAA